One Cucumis sativus cultivar 9930 chromosome 1, Cucumber_9930_V3, whole genome shotgun sequence DNA segment encodes these proteins:
- the LOC101223218 gene encoding uncharacterized protein LOC101223218 isoform X2: MHRLLCFYFVQCSVSSHGVWYFSTNSVCLFSLLFGFSFFHLFLFWVCLMKISKMNSRKLEQKIRAHRTSRNSSKGLVSDLEKEELISKKMRERIHGQSSIPFMEVCQGAEKLNHMVGSWSKGMRSESKTEKIAEDLLEETSSLRDSLIMLAKLQEASNKSIRLKRTYPRSFSSHLEDECFPVEVQRSKLSTHGSSRTGADEVKKMIGNSPVKRDSVRNVTVGEHKSCFCDINSNLDSEISLTSSSQSSMIDDNVNCSHGTTSQQNLKRNNLIAKLMGLEEIPSRSMQITQKKEFELKKVCGYKASLFGVDATLNMPKSKSVINKEDHRKGTLREILEKMPVNRLRESDSDIEFKIHCSNSYNNGSKQRLKDGLPIVLIKHKPLPSEKFEEHRHVSSKDDAFDQKTRLRSTKKKELWSVEDFDFHGGIVSSDKLHSKQKGEGTPVKQIAEKLKISNPMPDMRHEKEPIDRKVLTSKKLTKPVEKEFPKEKVVSRPKHQEKVTSTNPRKNRTHKQRSSIQDSVPGQAVRAISNNRDCQKKEELVLPHSEVNSFTHMVEVKKDDEITDTNESVDLQINRNTTTLMALITMENEMDKCDTKIIGCHENPNSLSPLSPKLDINTSTVEEIDHNGHTEADTKSCNQGTNLKALLLKSSSFLCHAEELFDLHLNGRTMPQAASRCNDPESLNTKLFVDCAIELVDRKGHYNLPVGNSLVLGDKSNTKIEISIEKLVEEVNDDIETLTSYQTICGNNLIVDTLYAVLSRDLWCKEVMNGMWAIGWKNEFSSSESEEVVNDIEMMILSGLIEESFT; the protein is encoded by the exons ATGCACCGACTTCTCTGTTTCTATTTCGTTCAGTGTTCAGTTTCTTCACATGGGGTTTGGTATTTCTCTACAAATTCTGTGTGTCTTTTCTCTTTGTTGTttggattttcatttttccaccTATTTCTTTTCTGGGTTTG TTTAATGAAGATATCCAAAATGAATTCTCGGAAACTAGAACAAAAGATTAGAGCCCATAGGACAAGTAGGAATTCAAGTAAGGGTTTAGTATCTGATTTAGAGAAAGAGGAGCTGAtctctaaaaaaatgagagagagaattcATGGCCAATCTTCTATTCCATTCATGGAGGTTTGTCAGGGAGCTGAGAAGTTGAATCATATGGTTGGTTCATGGTCTAAGGGGATGAGATCTGAGAGCAAAACTGAGAAGATTGCTGAGGATTTGTTGGAAGAAACTTCAAGTTTAAGAGATTCACTGATTATGTTGGCTAAGTTGCAAGAAGCTTCGAATAAGTCGATTCGGTTGAAGAGGACATATCCAAGAAgtttttcttctcatcttGAAGATGAGTGTTTTCCAGTTGAGGTTCAAAGATCAAAGCTTTCTACACATGGTTCTTCCAGAACTGGTGCTGATGAGGTTAAGAAGATGATTGGAAACAGCCCAGTGAAGCGAGATTCAGTGCGTAATGTTACAGTTGGTGAACATAAATCTTGTTTTTGTGATATAAATTCCAACTTGGATTCGGAAATTTCGTTGACTAGTTCCAGCCAATCTTCAATGATTGATGATAATGTCAACTGTTCTCATGGTACAACATCTCAACAGAATTTGAAACGTAATAACTTGATTGCTAAGCTTATGGGGCTTGAAGAAATTCCATCAAGATCAATGCAAATTACTCAGAAGAAAgagtttgaattaaaaaaagtctGTGGTTACAAAGCATCTCTCTTTGGCGTCGATGCAACGTTGAATATGCCGAAGTCTAAATCTGTCATCAACAAGGAGGATCATCGAAAAGGAACCTTGAGAGAAATACTTGAAAAAATGCCTGTCAACAGGCTTAGAGAGAGTGATTCTGATATAGAGTTTAAGATTCATTGCTCAAATTCCTACAATAATGGTTCCAAACAGAGGTTGAAAGACGGACTGCCAATTGTATTGATAAAACACAAGCCTCTTCCATCTGAGAAATTTGAGGAACACCGACATGTCTCCTCAAAAGATGATGCTTTTGACCAAAAAACTAGGCTAAGAAGTacgaaaaagaaagaactttgGTCGGTTGAAGATTTTGATTTCCATGGTGGAATTGTGAGTTCAGATAAATTGCACAGCAAACAAAAGGGAGAAGGGACTCCAGTCAAACAGATTGCAGAGAAGTTGAAAATATCCAATCCAATGCCTGATATGCGCCATGAGAAAGAACCAATTGATAGGAAAGTTCTTACATCAAAGAAACTGACTAAACCAGTGGAAAAAGaatttccaaaagaaaaagtggtGTCAAGACCaaaacatcaagaaaaagTGACATCCACTAATCCAAGGAAGAACAGAACTCACAAACAACGTAGCTCCATTCAAGATTCTGTGCCAGGACAAGCAGTGAGAGCGATATCTAACAATCGCGACTGTCAGAAAAAGGAGGAACTAGTACTTCCCCATTCAGAAGTTAATTCATTT ACTCACATGGTTGAAGTCAAGAAAGATGATGAGATTACTGATACGAATGAAAGTGTTGATCTTCAGATAAATCGAAACACTACTACCCTTATGGCTTTAATTACTATGGAGAACGAAATGGACAAATGTGATACAAAGATTATAG GCTGCCATGAGAACCCAAACTCTCTGTCGCCATTGAGCCCCAAACTCGATATCAATACAAGTACTGTTGAAGAAATTGATCACAATGGTCATACTGAAGCAGATACCAAAAGCTGCAATCAAGGGACCAATCTGAAAGCATTACTTTTGAAAAGTTCATCATTCCTCTGTCATGCAGAGGAGCTTTTTGATCTCCATCTAAATGGTAGAACAATGCCGCAGGCAGCATCTCGCTGCAATGATCCTGAATCCCTGAATACGAAACTTTTTGTAGATTGTGCAATAGAACTTGTCGACCGTAAAGGCCATTATAACTTACCAGTAGGCAATTCTTTAGTACTAGGAGATAAGAGCAATACAAAGATAGAGATTTCCATAGAAAAACTTGTTGAAGAAGTGAACGACGACATCGAAACTCTAACGAGTTACCAAACAATATGTGGCAATAATCTTATTGTAGATACTCTATATGCAGTGTTGAGTAGAGACCTATGGTGCAAAGAAGTGATGAATGGAATGTGGGCTATTGGTTGGAAGAATGAATTTTCAAGCAGTGAAAGTGAGGAAGTTGTAAATGATATAGAAATGATGATTTTGAGTGGACTGATTGAAGAGTCCTTTACATAA
- the LOC101223218 gene encoding uncharacterized protein LOC101223218 isoform X1, producing the protein MHRLLCFYFVQCSVSSHGVWYFSTNSVCLFSLLFGFSFFHLFLFWVCLMKISKMNSRKLEQKIRAHRTSRNSSKGLVSDLEKEELISKKMRERIHGQSSIPFMEVCQGAEKLNHMVGSWSKGMRSESKTEKIAEDLLEETSSLRDSLIMLAKLQEASNKSIRLKRTYPRSFSSHLEDECFPVEVQRSKLSTHGSSRTGADEVKKMIGNSPVKRDSVRNVTVGEHKSCFCDINSNLDSEISLTSSSQSSMIDDNVNCSHGTTSQQNLKRNNLIAKLMGLEEIPSRSMQITQKKEFELKKVCGYKASLFGVDATLNMPKSKSVINKEDHRKGTLREILEKMPVNRLRESDSDIEFKIHCSNSYNNGSKQRLKDGLPIVLIKHKPLPSEKFEEHRHVSSKDDAFDQKTRLRSTKKKELWSVEDFDFHGGIVSSDKLHSKQKGEGTPVKQIAEKLKISNPMPDMRHEKEPIDRKVLTSKKLTKPVEKEFPKEKVVSRPKHQEKVTSTNPRKNRTHKQRSSIQDSVPGQAVRAISNNRDCQKKEELVLPHSEVNSFTHMVEVKKDDEITDTNESVDLQINRNTTTLMALITMENEMDKCDTKIIEGCHENPNSLSPLSPKLDINTSTVEEIDHNGHTEADTKSCNQGTNLKALLLKSSSFLCHAEELFDLHLNGRTMPQAASRCNDPESLNTKLFVDCAIELVDRKGHYNLPVGNSLVLGDKSNTKIEISIEKLVEEVNDDIETLTSYQTICGNNLIVDTLYAVLSRDLWCKEVMNGMWAIGWKNEFSSSESEEVVNDIEMMILSGLIEESFT; encoded by the exons ATGCACCGACTTCTCTGTTTCTATTTCGTTCAGTGTTCAGTTTCTTCACATGGGGTTTGGTATTTCTCTACAAATTCTGTGTGTCTTTTCTCTTTGTTGTttggattttcatttttccaccTATTTCTTTTCTGGGTTTG TTTAATGAAGATATCCAAAATGAATTCTCGGAAACTAGAACAAAAGATTAGAGCCCATAGGACAAGTAGGAATTCAAGTAAGGGTTTAGTATCTGATTTAGAGAAAGAGGAGCTGAtctctaaaaaaatgagagagagaattcATGGCCAATCTTCTATTCCATTCATGGAGGTTTGTCAGGGAGCTGAGAAGTTGAATCATATGGTTGGTTCATGGTCTAAGGGGATGAGATCTGAGAGCAAAACTGAGAAGATTGCTGAGGATTTGTTGGAAGAAACTTCAAGTTTAAGAGATTCACTGATTATGTTGGCTAAGTTGCAAGAAGCTTCGAATAAGTCGATTCGGTTGAAGAGGACATATCCAAGAAgtttttcttctcatcttGAAGATGAGTGTTTTCCAGTTGAGGTTCAAAGATCAAAGCTTTCTACACATGGTTCTTCCAGAACTGGTGCTGATGAGGTTAAGAAGATGATTGGAAACAGCCCAGTGAAGCGAGATTCAGTGCGTAATGTTACAGTTGGTGAACATAAATCTTGTTTTTGTGATATAAATTCCAACTTGGATTCGGAAATTTCGTTGACTAGTTCCAGCCAATCTTCAATGATTGATGATAATGTCAACTGTTCTCATGGTACAACATCTCAACAGAATTTGAAACGTAATAACTTGATTGCTAAGCTTATGGGGCTTGAAGAAATTCCATCAAGATCAATGCAAATTACTCAGAAGAAAgagtttgaattaaaaaaagtctGTGGTTACAAAGCATCTCTCTTTGGCGTCGATGCAACGTTGAATATGCCGAAGTCTAAATCTGTCATCAACAAGGAGGATCATCGAAAAGGAACCTTGAGAGAAATACTTGAAAAAATGCCTGTCAACAGGCTTAGAGAGAGTGATTCTGATATAGAGTTTAAGATTCATTGCTCAAATTCCTACAATAATGGTTCCAAACAGAGGTTGAAAGACGGACTGCCAATTGTATTGATAAAACACAAGCCTCTTCCATCTGAGAAATTTGAGGAACACCGACATGTCTCCTCAAAAGATGATGCTTTTGACCAAAAAACTAGGCTAAGAAGTacgaaaaagaaagaactttgGTCGGTTGAAGATTTTGATTTCCATGGTGGAATTGTGAGTTCAGATAAATTGCACAGCAAACAAAAGGGAGAAGGGACTCCAGTCAAACAGATTGCAGAGAAGTTGAAAATATCCAATCCAATGCCTGATATGCGCCATGAGAAAGAACCAATTGATAGGAAAGTTCTTACATCAAAGAAACTGACTAAACCAGTGGAAAAAGaatttccaaaagaaaaagtggtGTCAAGACCaaaacatcaagaaaaagTGACATCCACTAATCCAAGGAAGAACAGAACTCACAAACAACGTAGCTCCATTCAAGATTCTGTGCCAGGACAAGCAGTGAGAGCGATATCTAACAATCGCGACTGTCAGAAAAAGGAGGAACTAGTACTTCCCCATTCAGAAGTTAATTCATTT ACTCACATGGTTGAAGTCAAGAAAGATGATGAGATTACTGATACGAATGAAAGTGTTGATCTTCAGATAAATCGAAACACTACTACCCTTATGGCTTTAATTACTATGGAGAACGAAATGGACAAATGTGATACAAAGATTATAG AAGGCTGCCATGAGAACCCAAACTCTCTGTCGCCATTGAGCCCCAAACTCGATATCAATACAAGTACTGTTGAAGAAATTGATCACAATGGTCATACTGAAGCAGATACCAAAAGCTGCAATCAAGGGACCAATCTGAAAGCATTACTTTTGAAAAGTTCATCATTCCTCTGTCATGCAGAGGAGCTTTTTGATCTCCATCTAAATGGTAGAACAATGCCGCAGGCAGCATCTCGCTGCAATGATCCTGAATCCCTGAATACGAAACTTTTTGTAGATTGTGCAATAGAACTTGTCGACCGTAAAGGCCATTATAACTTACCAGTAGGCAATTCTTTAGTACTAGGAGATAAGAGCAATACAAAGATAGAGATTTCCATAGAAAAACTTGTTGAAGAAGTGAACGACGACATCGAAACTCTAACGAGTTACCAAACAATATGTGGCAATAATCTTATTGTAGATACTCTATATGCAGTGTTGAGTAGAGACCTATGGTGCAAAGAAGTGATGAATGGAATGTGGGCTATTGGTTGGAAGAATGAATTTTCAAGCAGTGAAAGTGAGGAAGTTGTAAATGATATAGAAATGATGATTTTGAGTGGACTGATTGAAGAGTCCTTTACATAA
- the LOC116404107 gene encoding uncharacterized protein LOC116404107 — MSLRPEDLVILEPGNDGDSDIDVEVDELFGNEENIEEENEMIPSNIFTQIDWDIANSVCEQGCTLTDRNVSVDTSCLIQKGMIFDSKEDLMLAVKRYCVTQHYEIVVVKSNQHLWNIRCKQWSNGCNWRLRATKRKSHGLFEITKLQGEHSCLYSNLTQDHSQLDSNFMSVQIQNMVKADPTITVPVLVEIIKQQYGYSVKYGRVWQAKKKALITVFGDWEKSYNELPYWLSAVVHYNPGTRVDWFFLPSDVPGTTIFGRVFWSFGPAIEGFKHCRPLIQIDGTHLYGKYKGKMLTALSIDANGHIFPLAFAIVEGKNTSSWSWFLHALREYVTDQYGICLISDRHRGILSAINNEEVGWSEPRAVHRYCLRHVASNFNQKYKSKQLGV, encoded by the coding sequence ATGTCGTTGCGACCTGAAGATTTAGTTATTCTTGAACCTGGTAATGATGGAGATAGTGATATAGATGTAGAAGTCGATGAACTATTTggtaatgaagaaaatatagagGAAGAGAATGAAATGATCCCGTCCAATATATTTACACAAATAGATTGGGACATTGCGAATTCTGTTTGTGAACAAGGTTGTACATTGACAGATAGAAATGTATCTGTTGACACATCTTGTTTAATACAGAAGGGAATGATATTTGACTCTAAGGAAGATCTTATGTTGGCTGTTAAGAGGTATTGTGTGACACAACACTATGAAATTGTTGTAGTCAAATCAAACCAACATTTGTGGAATATTCGATGCAAACAGTGGAGTAATGGCTGCAACTGGAGGTTACGTGCTACGAAGCGTAAGAGCCACGGATTGTTTGAGATAACTAAGCTCCAAGGAGAGCACTCGTGTTTGTACTCAAATCTAACACAAGATCACTCACAGttagattcaaatttcatgagtgttcaaattcaaaacatggTGAAAGCCGATCCTACTATTACTGTGCCTGTGCTTGTGGAAATCATAAAACAACAATACGGTTACAGTGTTAAGTATGGACGAGTTTGGCAAGCGAAGAAAAAAGCTTTGATAACAGTTTTTGGTGATTGGGAGAAATCATATAATGAGCTTCCATACTGGTTGAGTGCTGTTGTACATTATAATCCGGGAACTCGAGTTGAttggttttttcttccatCCGATGTACCAGGTACAACCATTTTTGGAAGGGTTTTCTGGTCATTTGGTCCTGCAATAGAAGGGTTCAAGCATTGTAGACCATTAATTCAGATCGACGGAACCCATTTGTATGGAAAGTATAAGGGAAAAATGTTAACTGCCTTATCGATTGATGCAAATGGTCATATATTTCCTCTTGCATTTGCTATAGTGGAAGGGAAAAACACGTCTAGTTGGTCATGGTTTCTTCATGCACTTCGCGAATACGTTACTGATCAATATGGTATTTGCTTGATCTCTGACAGACATAGGGGCATTCTTTCTGCCATTAACAATGAAGAGGTAGGTTGGAGTGAACCTCGAGCTGTCCATCGATATTGTCTTCGTCATGTTGCTAGCAACTTCAATcagaaatataaatcaaagcAACTTGGTGTTTAG
- the LOC101223218 gene encoding uncharacterized protein LOC101223218 isoform X3 codes for MPLDSVKSVVYRSFITCDDPKGVVDCSLMKISKMNSRKLEQKIRAHRTSRNSSKGLVSDLEKEELISKKMRERIHGQSSIPFMEVCQGAEKLNHMVGSWSKGMRSESKTEKIAEDLLEETSSLRDSLIMLAKLQEASNKSIRLKRTYPRSFSSHLEDECFPVEVQRSKLSTHGSSRTGADEVKKMIGNSPVKRDSVRNVTVGEHKSCFCDINSNLDSEISLTSSSQSSMIDDNVNCSHGTTSQQNLKRNNLIAKLMGLEEIPSRSMQITQKKEFELKKVCGYKASLFGVDATLNMPKSKSVINKEDHRKGTLREILEKMPVNRLRESDSDIEFKIHCSNSYNNGSKQRLKDGLPIVLIKHKPLPSEKFEEHRHVSSKDDAFDQKTRLRSTKKKELWSVEDFDFHGGIVSSDKLHSKQKGEGTPVKQIAEKLKISNPMPDMRHEKEPIDRKVLTSKKLTKPVEKEFPKEKVVSRPKHQEKVTSTNPRKNRTHKQRSSIQDSVPGQAVRAISNNRDCQKKEELVLPHSEVNSFTHMVEVKKDDEITDTNESVDLQINRNTTTLMALITMENEMDKCDTKIIEGCHENPNSLSPLSPKLDINTSTVEEIDHNGHTEADTKSCNQGTNLKALLLKSSSFLCHAEELFDLHLNGRTMPQAASRCNDPESLNTKLFVDCAIELVDRKGHYNLPVGNSLVLGDKSNTKIEISIEKLVEEVNDDIETLTSYQTICGNNLIVDTLYAVLSRDLWCKEVMNGMWAIGWKNEFSSSESEEVVNDIEMMILSGLIEESFT; via the exons ATGCCTCTAGACAGTGTAAAATCAGTAGTTTATAGATCATTTATCACTTGTGATGATCCAAAAGGGGTTGTTGATTGCAGTTTAATGAAGATATCCAAAATGAATTCTCGGAAACTAGAACAAAAGATTAGAGCCCATAGGACAAGTAGGAATTCAAGTAAGGGTTTAGTATCTGATTTAGAGAAAGAGGAGCTGAtctctaaaaaaatgagagagagaattcATGGCCAATCTTCTATTCCATTCATGGAGGTTTGTCAGGGAGCTGAGAAGTTGAATCATATGGTTGGTTCATGGTCTAAGGGGATGAGATCTGAGAGCAAAACTGAGAAGATTGCTGAGGATTTGTTGGAAGAAACTTCAAGTTTAAGAGATTCACTGATTATGTTGGCTAAGTTGCAAGAAGCTTCGAATAAGTCGATTCGGTTGAAGAGGACATATCCAAGAAgtttttcttctcatcttGAAGATGAGTGTTTTCCAGTTGAGGTTCAAAGATCAAAGCTTTCTACACATGGTTCTTCCAGAACTGGTGCTGATGAGGTTAAGAAGATGATTGGAAACAGCCCAGTGAAGCGAGATTCAGTGCGTAATGTTACAGTTGGTGAACATAAATCTTGTTTTTGTGATATAAATTCCAACTTGGATTCGGAAATTTCGTTGACTAGTTCCAGCCAATCTTCAATGATTGATGATAATGTCAACTGTTCTCATGGTACAACATCTCAACAGAATTTGAAACGTAATAACTTGATTGCTAAGCTTATGGGGCTTGAAGAAATTCCATCAAGATCAATGCAAATTACTCAGAAGAAAgagtttgaattaaaaaaagtctGTGGTTACAAAGCATCTCTCTTTGGCGTCGATGCAACGTTGAATATGCCGAAGTCTAAATCTGTCATCAACAAGGAGGATCATCGAAAAGGAACCTTGAGAGAAATACTTGAAAAAATGCCTGTCAACAGGCTTAGAGAGAGTGATTCTGATATAGAGTTTAAGATTCATTGCTCAAATTCCTACAATAATGGTTCCAAACAGAGGTTGAAAGACGGACTGCCAATTGTATTGATAAAACACAAGCCTCTTCCATCTGAGAAATTTGAGGAACACCGACATGTCTCCTCAAAAGATGATGCTTTTGACCAAAAAACTAGGCTAAGAAGTacgaaaaagaaagaactttgGTCGGTTGAAGATTTTGATTTCCATGGTGGAATTGTGAGTTCAGATAAATTGCACAGCAAACAAAAGGGAGAAGGGACTCCAGTCAAACAGATTGCAGAGAAGTTGAAAATATCCAATCCAATGCCTGATATGCGCCATGAGAAAGAACCAATTGATAGGAAAGTTCTTACATCAAAGAAACTGACTAAACCAGTGGAAAAAGaatttccaaaagaaaaagtggtGTCAAGACCaaaacatcaagaaaaagTGACATCCACTAATCCAAGGAAGAACAGAACTCACAAACAACGTAGCTCCATTCAAGATTCTGTGCCAGGACAAGCAGTGAGAGCGATATCTAACAATCGCGACTGTCAGAAAAAGGAGGAACTAGTACTTCCCCATTCAGAAGTTAATTCATTT ACTCACATGGTTGAAGTCAAGAAAGATGATGAGATTACTGATACGAATGAAAGTGTTGATCTTCAGATAAATCGAAACACTACTACCCTTATGGCTTTAATTACTATGGAGAACGAAATGGACAAATGTGATACAAAGATTATAG AAGGCTGCCATGAGAACCCAAACTCTCTGTCGCCATTGAGCCCCAAACTCGATATCAATACAAGTACTGTTGAAGAAATTGATCACAATGGTCATACTGAAGCAGATACCAAAAGCTGCAATCAAGGGACCAATCTGAAAGCATTACTTTTGAAAAGTTCATCATTCCTCTGTCATGCAGAGGAGCTTTTTGATCTCCATCTAAATGGTAGAACAATGCCGCAGGCAGCATCTCGCTGCAATGATCCTGAATCCCTGAATACGAAACTTTTTGTAGATTGTGCAATAGAACTTGTCGACCGTAAAGGCCATTATAACTTACCAGTAGGCAATTCTTTAGTACTAGGAGATAAGAGCAATACAAAGATAGAGATTTCCATAGAAAAACTTGTTGAAGAAGTGAACGACGACATCGAAACTCTAACGAGTTACCAAACAATATGTGGCAATAATCTTATTGTAGATACTCTATATGCAGTGTTGAGTAGAGACCTATGGTGCAAAGAAGTGATGAATGGAATGTGGGCTATTGGTTGGAAGAATGAATTTTCAAGCAGTGAAAGTGAGGAAGTTGTAAATGATATAGAAATGATGATTTTGAGTGGACTGATTGAAGAGTCCTTTACATAA
- the LOC101223218 gene encoding uncharacterized protein LOC101223218 isoform X4: MHRLLCFYFVQCSVSSHGVCLMKISKMNSRKLEQKIRAHRTSRNSSKGLVSDLEKEELISKKMRERIHGQSSIPFMEVCQGAEKLNHMVGSWSKGMRSESKTEKIAEDLLEETSSLRDSLIMLAKLQEASNKSIRLKRTYPRSFSSHLEDECFPVEVQRSKLSTHGSSRTGADEVKKMIGNSPVKRDSVRNVTVGEHKSCFCDINSNLDSEISLTSSSQSSMIDDNVNCSHGTTSQQNLKRNNLIAKLMGLEEIPSRSMQITQKKEFELKKVCGYKASLFGVDATLNMPKSKSVINKEDHRKGTLREILEKMPVNRLRESDSDIEFKIHCSNSYNNGSKQRLKDGLPIVLIKHKPLPSEKFEEHRHVSSKDDAFDQKTRLRSTKKKELWSVEDFDFHGGIVSSDKLHSKQKGEGTPVKQIAEKLKISNPMPDMRHEKEPIDRKVLTSKKLTKPVEKEFPKEKVVSRPKHQEKVTSTNPRKNRTHKQRSSIQDSVPGQAVRAISNNRDCQKKEELVLPHSEVNSFTHMVEVKKDDEITDTNESVDLQINRNTTTLMALITMENEMDKCDTKIIEGCHENPNSLSPLSPKLDINTSTVEEIDHNGHTEADTKSCNQGTNLKALLLKSSSFLCHAEELFDLHLNGRTMPQAASRCNDPESLNTKLFVDCAIELVDRKGHYNLPVGNSLVLGDKSNTKIEISIEKLVEEVNDDIETLTSYQTICGNNLIVDTLYAVLSRDLWCKEVMNGMWAIGWKNEFSSSESEEVVNDIEMMILSGLIEESFT; encoded by the exons ATGCACCGACTTCTCTGTTTCTATTTCGTTCAGTGTTCAGTTTCTTCACATGGGGTTTG TTTAATGAAGATATCCAAAATGAATTCTCGGAAACTAGAACAAAAGATTAGAGCCCATAGGACAAGTAGGAATTCAAGTAAGGGTTTAGTATCTGATTTAGAGAAAGAGGAGCTGAtctctaaaaaaatgagagagagaattcATGGCCAATCTTCTATTCCATTCATGGAGGTTTGTCAGGGAGCTGAGAAGTTGAATCATATGGTTGGTTCATGGTCTAAGGGGATGAGATCTGAGAGCAAAACTGAGAAGATTGCTGAGGATTTGTTGGAAGAAACTTCAAGTTTAAGAGATTCACTGATTATGTTGGCTAAGTTGCAAGAAGCTTCGAATAAGTCGATTCGGTTGAAGAGGACATATCCAAGAAgtttttcttctcatcttGAAGATGAGTGTTTTCCAGTTGAGGTTCAAAGATCAAAGCTTTCTACACATGGTTCTTCCAGAACTGGTGCTGATGAGGTTAAGAAGATGATTGGAAACAGCCCAGTGAAGCGAGATTCAGTGCGTAATGTTACAGTTGGTGAACATAAATCTTGTTTTTGTGATATAAATTCCAACTTGGATTCGGAAATTTCGTTGACTAGTTCCAGCCAATCTTCAATGATTGATGATAATGTCAACTGTTCTCATGGTACAACATCTCAACAGAATTTGAAACGTAATAACTTGATTGCTAAGCTTATGGGGCTTGAAGAAATTCCATCAAGATCAATGCAAATTACTCAGAAGAAAgagtttgaattaaaaaaagtctGTGGTTACAAAGCATCTCTCTTTGGCGTCGATGCAACGTTGAATATGCCGAAGTCTAAATCTGTCATCAACAAGGAGGATCATCGAAAAGGAACCTTGAGAGAAATACTTGAAAAAATGCCTGTCAACAGGCTTAGAGAGAGTGATTCTGATATAGAGTTTAAGATTCATTGCTCAAATTCCTACAATAATGGTTCCAAACAGAGGTTGAAAGACGGACTGCCAATTGTATTGATAAAACACAAGCCTCTTCCATCTGAGAAATTTGAGGAACACCGACATGTCTCCTCAAAAGATGATGCTTTTGACCAAAAAACTAGGCTAAGAAGTacgaaaaagaaagaactttgGTCGGTTGAAGATTTTGATTTCCATGGTGGAATTGTGAGTTCAGATAAATTGCACAGCAAACAAAAGGGAGAAGGGACTCCAGTCAAACAGATTGCAGAGAAGTTGAAAATATCCAATCCAATGCCTGATATGCGCCATGAGAAAGAACCAATTGATAGGAAAGTTCTTACATCAAAGAAACTGACTAAACCAGTGGAAAAAGaatttccaaaagaaaaagtggtGTCAAGACCaaaacatcaagaaaaagTGACATCCACTAATCCAAGGAAGAACAGAACTCACAAACAACGTAGCTCCATTCAAGATTCTGTGCCAGGACAAGCAGTGAGAGCGATATCTAACAATCGCGACTGTCAGAAAAAGGAGGAACTAGTACTTCCCCATTCAGAAGTTAATTCATTT ACTCACATGGTTGAAGTCAAGAAAGATGATGAGATTACTGATACGAATGAAAGTGTTGATCTTCAGATAAATCGAAACACTACTACCCTTATGGCTTTAATTACTATGGAGAACGAAATGGACAAATGTGATACAAAGATTATAG AAGGCTGCCATGAGAACCCAAACTCTCTGTCGCCATTGAGCCCCAAACTCGATATCAATACAAGTACTGTTGAAGAAATTGATCACAATGGTCATACTGAAGCAGATACCAAAAGCTGCAATCAAGGGACCAATCTGAAAGCATTACTTTTGAAAAGTTCATCATTCCTCTGTCATGCAGAGGAGCTTTTTGATCTCCATCTAAATGGTAGAACAATGCCGCAGGCAGCATCTCGCTGCAATGATCCTGAATCCCTGAATACGAAACTTTTTGTAGATTGTGCAATAGAACTTGTCGACCGTAAAGGCCATTATAACTTACCAGTAGGCAATTCTTTAGTACTAGGAGATAAGAGCAATACAAAGATAGAGATTTCCATAGAAAAACTTGTTGAAGAAGTGAACGACGACATCGAAACTCTAACGAGTTACCAAACAATATGTGGCAATAATCTTATTGTAGATACTCTATATGCAGTGTTGAGTAGAGACCTATGGTGCAAAGAAGTGATGAATGGAATGTGGGCTATTGGTTGGAAGAATGAATTTTCAAGCAGTGAAAGTGAGGAAGTTGTAAATGATATAGAAATGATGATTTTGAGTGGACTGATTGAAGAGTCCTTTACATAA